Proteins found in one Salmo salar chromosome ssa26, Ssal_v3.1, whole genome shotgun sequence genomic segment:
- the hce2 gene encoding High choriolytic enzyme 2 precursor (The RefSeq protein has 3 substitutions compared to this genomic sequence), with amino-acid sequence MAPVFVLTIFIAVLCSVQGRSTGKAPFERSEEDMEIDSTRTNNIEEEDFSASTLIEKANRNLGKRLDEPLVMFGDIAVNTGFMNADPCTAHTCKWPKSSNGKVYVPYVISNQYSPQERSVIEGGLQTFAASTCVRFFPRTNQRDFVDIQSLSGCYSYVGRQKNGQVLSLNRNGCVHLSVVQHELLHALGFNHEHSRSDRDSHVQILTQNILPGMEYNFDKINTINLGTPYDYKSVMQYSRFAFSKNNQPTIFPIPDNNAVIGKATQMSPMDILRINCLYKCRKQLD; translated from the exons ATggcacctgtctttgtgctgacCATTTTCATCGCCGTTCTCTGCTCAGTTCAGGGCCGATCTACAGGG AAAGCTCCATTTGAAAGGAGTGAAGAGGACATGGAAATTG ACAGCACCCGCACCAATAACATTGAGGAGGAGGATTTTTCTGCTTCAACGCTCATTGAGAAGGCCAACAGAAATCTTG GGAAAAGACTTGACGAGCCACTAGTCATGTTTGGGGACATTGCAGTAAATACTGGGTTCATGAACGCTGACCCCTGCACAGCTCACAACTGCAAATGGCCGAAGTCCTCTAATGGGAAAGTTTACGTGCCCTATGTGATCTCTAATCAATACT CGCCCCAGGAGAGGTCCGTTATTGAAGGTGGGCTGCAAACCTTTGCTGCATCAACCTGCGTCCGATTCTTTCCGCGAACCAATCAGAGGGACTTTGTGGACATCCAGTCTCTGTCAGG CTGTTACTCGTATGTTGGACGCCAGAAAAATGGCCAGGTGCTGTCTCTGAATAGGAACGGATGtgtccatctgtctgtggtgCAGCATGAACTGCTGCACGCCTTGGGCTTCAACCACGAGCATTCGCGCAGTGACCGTGACAGCCATGTTCAAATCCTGACTCAGAACATTTTGCCTG GAATGGAATACAATTTCGACAAGATCAACACGATAAACTTGGGGACTCCATATGACTATAAATCTGTCATGCAATACTCGAG GTTTGCCTTCTCCAAGAACAATCAGCCCACCATTCTTCCAATCCCTGACAATAATGCAGTTATTGGCAAGGCAACTCAGATGAGCCCTATGGACATTCTGCGGATCAATCGTCTCTACAAATGCA GAAAGCAGTTGGACTGA
- the hce2 gene encoding high choriolytic enzyme 2 isoform X1 codes for MAPVFVLTIFIAVLCSVQGRSTGKAPFERSEEDMEIDSTRTNNIEEEDFSASTLIEKANRNLGKRLDEPLVMFGDIAVNTGFMNADPCTAHNCKWPKSSNGKVYVPYVISNQYSPQERSVIEGGLQTFAASTCVRFFPRTNQRDFVDIQSLSGNGCVHLSVVQHELLHALGFNHEHSRSDRDSHVQILTQNILPGMEYNFDKINTINLGTPYDYKSVMQYSRFAFSKNNQPTILPIPDNNAVIGKATQMSPMDILRINRLYKCRKQLD; via the exons ATggcacctgtctttgtgctgacCATTTTCATCGCCGTTCTCTGCTCAGTTCAGGGCCGATCTACAGGG AAAGCTCCATTTGAAAGGAGTGAAGAGGACATGGAAATTG ACAGCACCCGCACCAATAACATTGAGGAGGAGGATTTTTCTGCTTCAACGCTCATTGAGAAGGCCAACAGAAATCTTG GGAAAAGACTTGACGAGCCACTAGTCATGTTTGGGGACATTGCAGTAAATACTGGGTTCATGAACGCTGACCCCTGCACAGCTCACAACTGCAAATGGCCGAAGTCCTCTAATGGGAAAGTTTACGTGCCCTATGTGATCTCTAATCAATACT CGCCCCAGGAGAGGTCCGTTATTGAAGGTGGGCTGCAAACCTTTGCTGCATCAACCTGCGTCCGATTCTTTCCGCGAACCAATCAGAGGGACTTTGTGGACATCCAGTCTCTGTCAGG GAACGGATGtgtccatctgtctgtggtgCAGCATGAACTGCTGCACGCCTTGGGCTTCAACCACGAGCATTCGCGCAGTGACCGTGACAGCCATGTTCAAATCCTGACTCAGAACATTTTGCCTG GAATGGAATACAATTTCGACAAGATCAACACGATAAACTTGGGGACTCCATATGACTATAAATCTGTCATGCAATACTCGAG GTTTGCCTTCTCCAAGAACAATCAGCCCACCATTCTTCCAATCCCTGACAATAATGCAGTTATTGGCAAGGCAACTCAGATGAGCCCTATGGACATTCTGCGGATCAATCGTCTCTACAAATGCA GAAAGCAGTTGGACTGA